Proteins encoded within one genomic window of Humulus lupulus chromosome 1, drHumLupu1.1, whole genome shotgun sequence:
- the LOC133806630 gene encoding dof zinc finger protein DOF5.7: MMSADPTPAAASSKSTPSKDEIHGGSAGSGNRKNSNAARPAPEHSLKCPRCDSPNTKFCYYNNYSLTQPRHFCKTCRRYWTKGGALRNVPVGGGCRKNKKVKSSSRLSGSGADSKDYSSSSSTSDFGLKFFHGISPAMDFQLGGLSFPRLHHNPSAGIYNSNSNTNNSINNQLSSFGEVVVSPSSTSFDNNNLSGASNPLAGTFSYPLSLAPGGFSAPAVHSSLASSIESLSSINQDLHWKLQQQRLAAMLFGGDQPQKEGLVSPSTAVNNNNNNNSLGNSQHLHQQQLEKPQSSSVPLLFHNLEISRQDQPPQRKDQLVISSGDSTTATGMEWFFGNSNYAQPPQPPLPQPFQVSVTPSNSGSTNGHDQNGSTWISSNGNQAWSTSDHFTAI; encoded by the coding sequence ATGATGTCCGCCGATCCCACTCCGGCGGCAGCCTCCTCTAAGTCCACCCCCTCGAAAGATGAGATCCATGGAGGCAGCGCTGGCTCGGGCAACCGGAAAAACTCTAACGCAGCAAGACCGGCACCGGAGCACTCTCTCAAGTGCCCTCGATGCGACTCTCCCAACACCAAATTCTGCTACTACAACAACTACAGCCTCACTCAACCGAGAcacttctgcaagacttgtcggaggtACTGGACTAAAGGTGGAGCCCTACGAAACGTCCCCGTCGGCGGAGGCTGTCGAAAAAACAAGAAGGTTAAGTCCTCCTCCCGTCTCTCCGGTTCTGGTGCCGACTCCAAAGACTACTCCAGCTCCTCGTCCACATCGGATTTCGGGTTGAAGTTCTTTCACGGAATTTCTCCGGCAATGGATTTTCAGCTCGGTGGGCTCTCCTTCCCTAGACTACATCATAACCCTTCAGCTGGAATCTATAACAGTAATAgtaatactaataatagtattaACAACCAGCTTTCTTCTTTCGGAGAAGTCGTTGTTTCACCAAGTAGTACTAGTTTCGACAATAACAATCTATCTGGGGCCTCAAATCCTTTGGCGGGTACTTTTAGTTATCCCCTATCGTTGGCTCCGGGAGGGTTTAGTGCTCCCGCAGTTCATAGCAGCCTAGCTTCTTCGATCGAGTCGTTGAGTTCCATAAACCAAGACCTTCACTGGAAACTACAGCAGCAGAGGCTGGCGGCGATGTTGTTCGGCGGAGATCAGCCTCAGAAAGAGGGCCTCGTTTCTCCAAGTACTGCtgttaataataataacaataacaattcTCTAGGGAATAGCCAGCACCTCCACCAGCAGCAACTGGAGAAGCCTCAATCGTCGTCTGTGCCTCTTTTGTTTCATAATCTGGAGATTTCAAGACAAGATCAGCCGCCACAGAGAAAGGATCAATTAGTAATTTCTAGCGGGGATTCCACAACAGCCACCGGTATGGAGTGGTTTTTTGGCAATTCCAATTACGCACAGCCGCCTCAGCCACCACTACCTCAGCCGTTTCAGGTAAGTGTGACGCCAAGTAACAGTGGTAGTACTAATGGGCATGATCAGAATGGGAGTACTTGGATTAGTAGTAATGGAAATCAAGCATGGAGTACTAGTGATCACTTTACAGCTATTTAG